One genomic segment of Dysosmobacter sp. Marseille-Q4140 includes these proteins:
- a CDS encoding nuclear transport factor 2 family protein — protein MDIQEQREAQVRRWFSMWLDKQDTGVEELFAPDALYIESWGPEYHGSGKIKLWFAEWNSRGTVERWDIRQYFHKGSETVVEWAFRCAMTDGTVQSFDGLSLIRWNEAGQICFLQEFGCNENRYDPYAQGDTPVFREEQALWF, from the coding sequence ATGGATATACAGGAACAAAGGGAAGCGCAGGTTCGCCGATGGTTTTCCATGTGGCTGGACAAGCAGGACACGGGCGTTGAGGAGCTCTTTGCCCCCGACGCCCTCTACATCGAGAGCTGGGGGCCGGAGTACCACGGCAGCGGGAAGATCAAGCTGTGGTTTGCCGAGTGGAACAGCCGGGGCACCGTGGAGCGGTGGGACATCCGGCAGTATTTCCACAAGGGGAGTGAGACCGTGGTGGAGTGGGCCTTCCGGTGCGCCATGACGGACGGCACCGTCCAGAGCTTTGACGGTCTCTCCCTCATCCGCTGGAACGAGGCGGGACAGATCTGCTTTTTGCAGGAATTCGGCTGCAACGAAAACCGCTATGATCCCTATGCCCAGGGGGACACCCCGGTGTTCCGGGAGGAACAGGCATTGTGGTTCTGA
- a CDS encoding MarR family transcriptional regulator — protein sequence MEPKTIKALLDACYLAKRIRDLLPALPQGVTPAYITYLDVIQTLQQQGRQVKISDISDTLNLPRPGVTRTVKEMEAKGFLCKHASPSDGRITYISVTEAGKQLSQIYNEEYFCRLAPLLSDISQEDADRTIQTIQKFYRVMSEGSVCVG from the coding sequence ATGGAACCGAAAACGATCAAAGCGCTGCTGGATGCCTGCTATCTGGCCAAACGCATCCGGGATCTGCTCCCGGCGCTGCCCCAGGGCGTGACGCCGGCGTATATCACGTATCTGGACGTGATCCAGACCCTGCAGCAGCAGGGCAGGCAGGTAAAGATCTCTGACATCAGCGATACGCTGAATCTCCCCCGGCCGGGCGTGACCCGGACGGTGAAAGAGATGGAGGCCAAGGGCTTCCTCTGCAAGCACGCCTCCCCCAGCGACGGACGCATCACCTATATTTCCGTCACGGAGGCGGGAAAGCAGCTGTCCCAAATATACAACGAGGAGTATTTTTGCCGTCTGGCGCCGCTCCTGAGCGATATTTCCCAGGAAGACGCCGACCGTACCATTCAGACCATTCAGAAATTCTATCGTGTCATGTCGGAAGGAAGCGTTTGTGTTGGATAA
- a CDS encoding helix-turn-helix domain-containing protein — MDTKEILLDLRTKHGLSQEQLAEQVHVTRQAVSRWETGETVPNTETLKLLSRLFDVSINTLLGSPRQLICQCCGMPLEDANISREPDGTFNEEYCKWCYADGKFVYTSLDELLDFLERHMSNETWPPEQVRTYFKTQLPKLNHWKCEKQE; from the coding sequence ATGGATACCAAAGAAATCCTTCTGGACCTGCGCACCAAGCATGGACTCTCCCAGGAGCAGCTGGCGGAACAAGTACATGTGACCCGTCAGGCGGTTTCCCGCTGGGAGACCGGCGAAACAGTGCCCAACACAGAGACCTTGAAGCTGCTCTCCCGGCTGTTCGATGTCTCCATCAATACGCTGCTGGGGTCCCCCAGGCAGCTGATCTGCCAGTGCTGCGGCATGCCCCTGGAGGATGCCAATATCAGCCGGGAGCCGGACGGCACCTTCAATGAGGAATACTGCAAGTGGTGTTATGCCGACGGAAAATTTGTTTATACAAGTCTCGACGAGCTGTTAGATTTTTTGGAGCGCCACATGTCCAATGAAACCTGGCCTCCAGAACAAGTCAGGACCTATTTTAAAACCCAGCTGCCAAAACTCAATCATTGGAAATGTGAAAAACAGGAATGA
- a CDS encoding helix-turn-helix transcriptional regulator: protein MLNENIKAIRRSKGLSQQELAVKVNVVRQTVSKWEQGLSVPDSDLLIALSEALETPVSTLLGETVTESEVDEIKALSEKLEIINLQFARRKAMRRSVLHWLLVAVCVGILAVVGVLAAVNSPYLGWDYSAPETAVMGVAIHAFEWGFVRLAPFVLIAALVGVFLTRKKA, encoded by the coding sequence ATGTTGAACGAAAACATCAAAGCCATCCGGAGATCCAAGGGCCTTTCCCAGCAGGAACTGGCCGTCAAGGTGAACGTGGTGCGGCAGACCGTCTCGAAATGGGAGCAGGGCCTGTCCGTCCCGGACTCCGATCTGCTCATCGCCCTGTCGGAGGCTTTGGAGACGCCTGTCAGCACCCTGCTGGGGGAGACGGTGACGGAGTCGGAGGTGGACGAGATCAAGGCTCTCTCGGAAAAGCTGGAGATCATCAATCTGCAGTTTGCCCGGAGGAAGGCCATGCGGCGCTCGGTCCTCCACTGGCTGCTCGTCGCGGTGTGCGTGGGCATCCTGGCCGTGGTCGGAGTTCTGGCGGCGGTGAACAGCCCTTACCTGGGTTGGGATTACAGCGCCCCGGAGACCGCCGTCATGGGGGTGGCCATCCACGCCTTTGAGTGGGGCTTTGTCCGCCTGGCGCCCTTTGTTCTGATTGCGGCGCTGGTGGGCGTATTTCTGACACGGAAAAAGGCATAA
- a CDS encoding YafY family transcriptional regulator, whose product MKMERLIGILSILLQRERVTAPELAEQFEVSRRTIQRDIESLCRAGIPIATAQGARGGISIMEGYRVDRTVLTAPEMQAILAGLRSLDSVSGTRRYALLMEKLSAGTGGLVSGGTHMLIDLSSWYKTSLPPKIERIQGAIEQYRTIRFAYFSPKGELVRTVEPYYLVFHWSTWYVWGWCQTREAFRLFKLNRMTDLAAGEPFEPRHAPLPDLEPERVFPVKYQVTVLFDPACRWRLVEEYGADRFTVEPDGRLRFIGGFPDADSVLSWVLTFGDKAELLEPQELRERLGELTKTLADRYGRD is encoded by the coding sequence ATGAAGATGGAGCGGCTCATCGGAATTTTGTCCATCCTGCTCCAGCGGGAGAGGGTCACCGCCCCGGAGCTGGCGGAGCAGTTCGAGGTGTCCCGGCGCACCATCCAGCGGGACATTGAGTCCCTGTGCCGGGCAGGCATCCCCATCGCCACCGCCCAGGGTGCCAGGGGCGGCATCTCCATTATGGAGGGCTACCGGGTGGACCGGACAGTGCTCACCGCTCCGGAGATGCAGGCCATCCTGGCGGGCCTTCGGAGCCTGGACAGCGTCAGCGGCACCCGGCGCTACGCCCTTTTGATGGAAAAGCTGTCCGCCGGGACAGGCGGACTGGTGAGTGGCGGCACCCATATGCTCATCGACCTCTCCTCCTGGTACAAGACCAGCCTGCCGCCAAAAATCGAACGCATCCAGGGGGCCATCGAGCAGTACCGCACCATCCGCTTCGCCTACTTTTCCCCTAAGGGGGAGTTGGTGCGCACCGTGGAGCCCTACTACCTGGTGTTCCACTGGTCCACCTGGTATGTGTGGGGCTGGTGCCAAACCCGGGAGGCTTTCCGCCTGTTCAAACTGAACCGCATGACGGACCTCGCTGCCGGTGAACCCTTTGAACCAAGACACGCACCCCTGCCCGACCTGGAGCCGGAGCGGGTCTTTCCGGTCAAATATCAGGTCACCGTCCTCTTTGATCCCGCCTGCCGCTGGCGGCTGGTGGAGGAGTACGGGGCGGACCGCTTCACCGTGGAGCCGGACGGCCGGCTGCGCTTCATCGGCGGCTTTCCTGACGCCGACAGCGTGCTCAGCTGGGTGCTGACCTTCGGGGACAAAGCGGAGCTGCTGGAGCCGCAGGAGTTGCGGGAGCGTCTGGGGGAACTGACGAAAACGCTGGCTGACCGCTACGGGAGGGATTGA
- a CDS encoding alpha/beta hydrolase: MSYFIYQGMQIYYQEYGEGTPWIFLHGNTASSRMFEPLLPLYQSHGKIVLMDFLGNGRSEHLSTFPPDIWADQGRQVVELCRRLGYDGANLVGTSGGAYAAIHAGFQAPELFGKIVADSFDGSTLPSEFARSVTEERRRAKADPAAREFYRWCQGEDWEQVVDLDTEALVCLAHRPGPLFPKPIEDIQCPMLVTVSREDKMLSGHCIEESKNWTAAAPQITCRIFETGGHPLIYSRAEELAALICAFFEKAS; encoded by the coding sequence ATGTCTTACTTTATTTATCAAGGAATGCAGATCTATTATCAGGAATATGGCGAAGGAACGCCCTGGATTTTTCTCCATGGGAACACGGCCTCTTCCCGCATGTTTGAGCCGCTTCTGCCCCTGTATCAATCTCACGGCAAGATCGTCCTGATGGATTTCTTGGGGAACGGGCGGTCAGAGCACTTGTCTACTTTTCCTCCTGATATATGGGCCGACCAAGGGAGACAGGTGGTGGAGCTGTGCCGCCGCTTGGGATACGACGGGGCCAATCTAGTGGGGACAAGCGGTGGGGCCTATGCCGCCATCCACGCCGGGTTTCAGGCACCGGAACTATTCGGGAAAATCGTAGCTGACAGCTTTGACGGCAGTACACTGCCAAGTGAGTTTGCCCGATCTGTTACAGAAGAACGCCGCAGAGCCAAGGCGGACCCGGCTGCCCGGGAGTTTTATCGGTGGTGTCAGGGAGAGGATTGGGAACAGGTCGTAGATCTGGACACGGAGGCACTGGTTTGTTTGGCGCACCGTCCTGGACCGCTGTTTCCTAAGCCCATAGAAGATATCCAATGTCCGATGCTCGTTACAGTCAGCCGTGAGGACAAGATGCTCTCCGGCCACTGTATTGAGGAAAGCAAAAACTGGACAGCAGCCGCTCCCCAGATCACCTGCCGTATTTTTGAGACAGGCGGCCATCCGTTGATCTATTCCCGGGCAGAAGAACTGGCTGCGTTGATCTGTGCTTTTTTTGAGAAGGCGTCTTGA
- a CDS encoding TfoX/Sxy family protein, producing MASHQDFVDYVAEQLRQAGAIRSRKMFGEYGLYCDGVFFAVICDDQLFVKVTPAGEAAFSNLPKAPPYEGANDYIWVEDVDDRDTMTALTRLTCLALQAQPKKRRK from the coding sequence ATGGCCTCTCATCAGGACTTTGTGGACTATGTGGCCGAGCAGCTGCGCCAGGCGGGCGCTATCCGCAGCCGGAAGATGTTCGGCGAATACGGCCTCTACTGCGATGGCGTGTTCTTTGCCGTCATCTGCGATGACCAGCTTTTCGTCAAGGTCACCCCGGCAGGCGAAGCAGCTTTTTCAAATCTGCCCAAGGCCCCGCCCTATGAGGGGGCCAATGACTACATCTGGGTGGAGGATGTGGACGACCGGGACACCATGACCGCCCTCACCCGCCTCACCTGTCTGGCCCTCCAGGCCCAGCCCAAAAAGAGGAGGAAATGA
- a CDS encoding SRPBCC family protein, whose product MPTSKVTVHFPCPVERVWQVVTDLSHTTWRSDLARVEVLGKTHFVEHTKSGYATNFTVTACEPFRRWAFTIENGNMSGSWEGIFEAAEGGTRLHCTETVGAKHWWMRPFVHGYLRRQQKLYLDDLRKELLK is encoded by the coding sequence ATGCCGACCTCCAAGGTGACCGTTCACTTTCCCTGCCCGGTAGAGCGGGTGTGGCAGGTGGTGACCGACCTTTCTCATACTACCTGGCGCAGCGATTTGGCCCGGGTGGAAGTTCTGGGCAAAACCCACTTCGTGGAGCACACCAAGAGCGGCTATGCCACAAATTTTACCGTCACGGCCTGCGAGCCTTTCCGCCGCTGGGCCTTCACCATAGAGAACGGCAATATGTCCGGCTCCTGGGAGGGCATCTTTGAGGCGGCGGAGGGCGGCACCCGGCTCCACTGTACCGAAACCGTGGGCGCCAAGCACTGGTGGATGCGCCCCTTCGTCCACGGCTATCTAAGGCGGCAGCAGAAGTTATATCTGGACGATTTGCGGAAAGAACTGCTGAAATGA
- a CDS encoding DUF3795 domain-containing protein, translating to MNGTEEIGCCGAYCGTCREYRNTCKGCKTGYLDGSRDLSRAKCRMKKCCLARGHVTCGDCEEYDRCEVIQSFLNHSGYKYGKYQQALEYIRAHGHAAFLKAAEHWTGAYGKYPEQDPK from the coding sequence ATGAACGGCACGGAGGAGATCGGCTGCTGCGGCGCGTACTGCGGGACCTGCCGGGAGTATCGGAACACCTGCAAGGGCTGCAAGACGGGGTATCTGGACGGCTCCCGGGACCTGAGCCGGGCAAAGTGCAGGATGAAGAAGTGCTGTCTGGCCAGAGGCCATGTCACCTGCGGAGACTGCGAGGAATATGACCGCTGCGAGGTCATTCAATCCTTCCTCAACCACTCCGGCTACAAATACGGCAAGTACCAGCAGGCGCTGGAATACATCCGCGCCCACGGCCACGCCGCCTTCCTGAAAGCGGCGGAGCACTGGACCGGCGCCTATGGCAAATACCCGGAACAGGACCCGAAATGA
- a CDS encoding YcxB family protein has translation MEFTCHTKYDQKALTAMARAVRKTVRAKRSRMVRVWAWIIIALLAVSLWISWGNVWQTAADSIVIAALLVIGWKEDAINGYFAKRRALPGTDVADTAFYPDHFLVRTAAAESKWQYDRILALAETGAHLVFVMGKDHALAFEKAALEGGSLPEFRRFLEEQSGKNIQNIGG, from the coding sequence ATGGAATTCACCTGTCACACCAAGTATGATCAAAAGGCGCTGACCGCCATGGCCCGGGCGGTCCGCAAGACCGTGCGGGCCAAACGGAGCCGCATGGTCCGCGTCTGGGCCTGGATCATCATCGCCCTTCTCGCCGTGTCCCTGTGGATCTCCTGGGGGAACGTTTGGCAGACTGCGGCAGACAGCATCGTGATTGCCGCCCTGCTGGTGATCGGCTGGAAAGAGGACGCCATCAACGGCTATTTCGCCAAACGCAGGGCCCTGCCGGGCACCGATGTCGCCGACACCGCCTTCTATCCCGACCACTTCCTGGTAAGGACCGCCGCGGCGGAGTCCAAGTGGCAGTATGACAGGATCCTGGCCCTGGCGGAGACAGGGGCGCACTTGGTCTTCGTCATGGGAAAGGACCACGCCCTGGCCTTCGAGAAGGCCGCGCTGGAGGGCGGCAGCCTCCCGGAATTCCGCCGCTTCCTGGAGGAACAGTCCGGGAAGAACATTCAGAACATCGGAGGATAA
- a CDS encoding DUF1801 domain-containing protein — MGATSVSEYVASLNEEQRRHVSAFIDFMSAEYPQLVPKISFSMPMWLLGKKMYEGYVAVSAAKSHFSIHFSDEAFLNRLAERLPACKKGKRCINIPYGDEQSLRAVKESIRDFLEICHFEGGAPR; from the coding sequence ATGGGCGCAACTTCTGTTTCTGAGTATGTGGCGTCGCTGAACGAAGAGCAGCGGCGGCATGTCAGCGCATTCATTGACTTTATGAGCGCGGAATATCCGCAGTTGGTCCCTAAAATCTCCTTTTCCATGCCCATGTGGCTGCTGGGGAAGAAGATGTATGAGGGATATGTGGCGGTTTCCGCCGCGAAAAGCCATTTCTCTATCCATTTTTCCGACGAGGCGTTTCTGAACCGCTTGGCGGAGCGTCTGCCCGCCTGCAAAAAGGGAAAGCGGTGCATCAACATCCCATACGGCGATGAGCAGTCCCTTCGCGCGGTGAAAGAAAGCATCCGCGATTTTCTGGAGATCTGCCATTTTGAAGGGGGCGCGCCCCGATGA
- a CDS encoding GNAT family N-acetyltransferase, translating to MVIETKRLILRPFLETDAADVYEYLKEPAVNCFASMKLHSLDEAREAVKKRLGETEYYFAITLKDGGKVIGEIDAYPETGEPHADEHAVRDTFSPCWMLNEAYQGKGYAFEAAHAFFDYLFSQKGARRIYAYTEDYNLSSQHLCEKLGMRREGVFLEFISFVNDPDGTPRYENTVQYAILKKEWDRRQSQ from the coding sequence ATGGTGATTGAAACAAAACGGCTGATCCTGCGTCCCTTTCTGGAGACGGACGCGGCGGATGTCTACGAATATCTGAAAGAACCCGCGGTCAACTGCTTTGCCAGCATGAAGCTGCATTCCCTGGACGAGGCCAGGGAAGCCGTGAAAAAGCGGCTGGGCGAGACGGAATACTACTTCGCCATCACCCTGAAAGACGGAGGCAAGGTCATCGGAGAGATCGACGCCTACCCGGAGACGGGCGAGCCCCACGCGGATGAGCACGCCGTGCGGGATACCTTCAGCCCCTGCTGGATGCTGAATGAGGCCTACCAGGGAAAAGGGTACGCTTTCGAGGCGGCACATGCCTTCTTCGACTATCTCTTTTCCCAAAAGGGCGCACGGCGCATTTACGCCTATACGGAGGACTATAACCTCTCCAGCCAGCACCTGTGCGAAAAGCTGGGCATGCGCCGGGAGGGCGTGTTTTTGGAATTCATCTCCTTCGTGAACGATCCCGACGGCACACCCCGGTATGAAAACACGGTGCAGTATGCCATCCTGAAAAAAGAGTGGGACCGGCGGCAGTCCCAATAG
- a CDS encoding DUF3795 domain-containing protein: MKGFTREETRFSLCGLNCRLCSMHLGGYCPGCGGGAGNQSCVIARCSLEHGGVPFCWRCPEYPCSRYDGFDDGDSFVPHRNRQQDIALAREVGLKSYLTQLEEKRAILDALLAGYNDGRRKTLFNTAVYLLPLEDLRSVMATLDSRPELSAQPIKERALAAVELLQEAADRLCISLKLNKKPKKG, encoded by the coding sequence ATGAAAGGCTTTACCAGAGAAGAGACCCGCTTCTCCCTCTGCGGTCTCAACTGCCGCCTGTGCTCCATGCATCTGGGCGGCTACTGTCCCGGTTGCGGCGGCGGGGCGGGCAATCAGAGCTGCGTAATCGCCAGGTGCTCTCTGGAGCACGGAGGGGTCCCGTTTTGCTGGCGGTGTCCGGAGTACCCCTGTTCCCGTTACGACGGTTTTGACGACGGGGACTCCTTTGTGCCCCACCGGAACCGGCAGCAGGACATCGCCCTGGCCCGGGAGGTGGGGTTGAAATCCTATTTGACTCAGTTGGAGGAAAAGCGAGCCATTCTGGATGCACTTCTGGCGGGCTACAACGACGGCCGCCGCAAGACGCTGTTCAACACGGCGGTCTATCTGCTGCCCCTGGAGGATCTGCGCTCTGTGATGGCCACACTGGACAGTCGGCCGGAGCTTTCCGCCCAGCCCATCAAGGAACGGGCCCTGGCCGCCGTGGAACTGCTCCAGGAGGCGGCTGACCGCCTTTGTATCAGCCTGAAACTGAACAAGAAACCAAAGAAGGGGTGA
- a CDS encoding flavin reductase family protein, whose amino-acid sequence MGSSAYPQPVFILAAYNEDGTPNAMNAAWGGISEDKELSMCISEGHKTTANILARKAFTVSMATAEQMVACDYVGIESGNQVADKVAKAGWHTTKSEFVDAPLIDELPMAVECRLVSYDPESCRLVGEIVNVSADESVLDEAGKIDPDKLRPITFDPIHNAYRVLGEKVGNVFHDGAKLK is encoded by the coding sequence ATGGGATCGTCAGCATATCCTCAGCCGGTCTTTATCCTGGCTGCCTACAATGAGGACGGCACCCCCAACGCCATGAATGCGGCCTGGGGCGGCATCAGCGAGGACAAGGAACTGAGCATGTGCATCAGTGAAGGCCATAAAACCACCGCCAACATCTTGGCCCGCAAGGCCTTCACCGTCAGCATGGCCACGGCGGAGCAGATGGTTGCCTGCGACTATGTGGGCATCGAGTCCGGCAACCAGGTGGCGGACAAGGTGGCAAAGGCCGGCTGGCACACCACCAAGTCGGAATTTGTGGACGCGCCCCTCATCGACGAGCTCCCCATGGCGGTGGAGTGCCGCCTGGTGAGCTACGACCCGGAGAGCTGCCGTCTGGTGGGCGAGATCGTCAATGTGAGCGCCGACGAGTCCGTGCTGGATGAAGCCGGAAAAATCGACCCGGACAAGCTGCGGCCCATCACCTTCGACCCCATCCACAACGCATACCGGGTGCTGGGCGAGAAGGTGGGCAATGTCTTCCACGACGGCGCCAAGCTGAAATGA
- a CDS encoding GyrI-like domain-containing protein has product MAFDYKKEYKEFYLPPKAPGIVTVPAMNFLAVRGQGDPNEENGTYKQALELLYAVAFTIKMSKQGQHRLEGYFDYVVPPLEGLWWQEGVHGVDYARKEDFRWISLIRLPEFVTEEAFDWAVREATEKKQRDFSKVEFFPWEEGLCVQCMHIGPYDDEPATVAAMEAFAAEQGYGLDFSQGRFHHEIYLSDARRTRPEKLKTVIRQPVKCV; this is encoded by the coding sequence ATGGCCTTTGACTACAAGAAGGAGTACAAGGAATTCTATCTGCCGCCCAAGGCACCGGGCATCGTCACCGTGCCTGCCATGAACTTCCTGGCGGTGCGGGGGCAGGGAGATCCCAATGAGGAAAACGGCACCTATAAGCAGGCCCTGGAGCTGCTCTATGCGGTGGCCTTCACCATCAAAATGAGCAAGCAGGGACAGCACCGACTGGAGGGCTACTTCGACTACGTGGTGCCGCCGCTGGAGGGGCTTTGGTGGCAGGAGGGCGTCCACGGGGTGGACTATGCCCGCAAGGAGGATTTCCGGTGGATCTCCCTGATCCGCCTGCCGGAGTTTGTGACGGAAGAGGCCTTTGACTGGGCCGTCCGGGAGGCGACGGAAAAGAAACAGCGGGACTTCTCTAAGGTGGAGTTCTTCCCCTGGGAGGAGGGGCTGTGCGTCCAGTGCATGCACATCGGCCCCTACGACGATGAGCCCGCCACCGTGGCGGCCATGGAGGCCTTCGCCGCGGAACAGGGCTACGGGTTGGATTTCAGCCAGGGCCGGTTCCACCACGAGATCTACTTGAGCGACGCCCGGCGGACCAGGCCGGAAAAGCTGAAAACCGTCATCCGGCAGCCGGTGAAATGTGTGTAA
- a CDS encoding alpha/beta fold hydrolase: MKGTLMPRRKKWLLAGGIVLLVLAVLMGAFFWYVSDYYRADEIALEVLAQDSTITVQDDLTILSPSYPMDTAVIFYPGAKVEAEAYLPLLTKIRQTGVTCILVHMPFRMAIFDANAAEEVIPQFPEYQHWYIAGHSMGGAMASQFAASHPDEVDGLILLGAYIYGDYPPEKTLTVYGSLNQSVEDHIDYTENVVEIEGGNHAQFGNYGPQKGDQPATISAEEQQAQTVAAIEEFLGESDAQS, from the coding sequence ATGAAAGGAACGCTGATGCCCCGGCGGAAAAAATGGTTGCTGGCAGGGGGGATCGTCCTGCTGGTCCTGGCCGTCCTGATGGGCGCCTTTTTCTGGTATGTGTCGGATTATTACCGGGCGGACGAGATCGCCCTGGAGGTGCTGGCCCAGGACAGCACCATCACGGTGCAGGACGACCTGACGATCCTCTCACCCTCGTACCCCATGGACACCGCCGTGATCTTCTATCCCGGCGCCAAGGTGGAGGCGGAGGCCTATCTACCCCTGCTGACGAAGATCCGGCAGACCGGCGTCACCTGCATCCTGGTCCACATGCCCTTCCGCATGGCGATCTTTGACGCCAACGCGGCGGAAGAGGTGATCCCACAGTTCCCGGAGTATCAGCACTGGTACATCGCCGGGCACTCCATGGGCGGCGCCATGGCCTCCCAGTTTGCAGCAAGCCACCCGGACGAGGTGGACGGCCTCATTTTGCTGGGGGCTTACATCTACGGCGACTACCCGCCGGAAAAGACCCTGACCGTCTACGGCTCTCTCAACCAGAGCGTGGAGGATCACATCGACTATACGGAGAACGTTGTGGAGATCGAGGGCGGCAACCACGCCCAGTTCGGCAACTACGGCCCCCAGAAGGGGGACCAGCCCGCGACGATCTCCGCGGAGGAGCAGCAGGCCCAGACGGTGGCTGCCATCGAGGAGTTTCTCGGGGAGTCCGACGCGCAGTCTTGA
- a CDS encoding GNAT family N-acetyltransferase: MQIRKVETNKKRYLDLLLLADEQEDMVDRYLEWGTMYVLEEDGVKAECVVTDEGDGILELKNIAVAPAFQGRGYGKALVEFLIRTYTGRYATLQVGTGDSPSTIPFYESCGFRRHHLVKNFFTDHYDHPIYECGVQLVDMVYLRRDL, translated from the coding sequence ATGCAAATCAGAAAAGTGGAAACGAACAAAAAGAGATACCTGGATCTCCTGCTGCTGGCCGACGAGCAGGAGGACATGGTGGACCGCTATCTGGAGTGGGGGACCATGTATGTGCTGGAGGAGGACGGTGTCAAAGCGGAGTGCGTGGTAACCGACGAGGGAGACGGCATCCTGGAGCTGAAAAACATTGCCGTGGCGCCTGCCTTCCAGGGCAGGGGCTACGGAAAGGCCCTGGTAGAGTTTCTCATTCGGACATATACAGGCCGGTATGCAACACTGCAAGTCGGCACAGGGGACAGCCCCTCCACCATCCCGTTTTATGAATCCTGCGGCTTTCGCAGGCACCATCTGGTTAAAAACTTTTTCACCGACCACTACGATCATCCCATCTATGAGTGCGGGGTTCAACTGGTGGACATGGTGTATCTGCGAAGAGATTTGTAA
- a CDS encoding aspartate dehydrogenase gives MFFRKKRETRTYDRKTQEPVIHASICTGEKVAGFRDLRTGRFTEIMLIRTSGDLEKFRRLYGIGEGEITTQY, from the coding sequence ATGTTTTTCAGGAAAAAGCGGGAGACACGTACCTACGACCGGAAGACCCAGGAGCCTGTGATCCACGCCAGCATATGCACCGGGGAGAAGGTGGCGGGCTTTCGGGACCTCCGCACCGGGCGATTCACCGAGATCATGCTGATCCGCACCTCCGGGGACCTGGAGAAATTCCGCCGTCTCTACGGGATCGGAGAGGGCGAGATCACTACGCAATACTGA
- a CDS encoding EFR1 family ferrodoxin (N-terminal region resembles flavodoxins. C-terminal ferrodoxin region binds two 4Fe-4S clusters.), which yields MIFYFSGTGNSAWAARQLARLTDDTACDITQLKELPDVADARQIGFVFPIYAWGVPELMADFAKKLPATQAFTFGVCTCGEDAGHAMKRFSRLYPLSSSYSLVMPNNYIVGSDTDGEDEILKKIAAAREELGRMAQEIRRQEQVYRVREGGMAGLKSGPVNYRFNRFARSAKPFFAGDSCNGCGLCAANCPAHAITLREGKPVWAAQCYQCLRCINECPRQAIQYGKATAGRRRYTIRAYLPQEEQ from the coding sequence ATGATCTTCTATTTTTCCGGAACAGGCAACTCGGCGTGGGCGGCCCGACAGCTGGCCCGCCTCACGGACGATACGGCCTGTGATATTACGCAGCTGAAGGAACTGCCGGATGTGGCGGATGCCCGGCAGATCGGATTCGTCTTTCCGATCTACGCCTGGGGCGTGCCGGAACTCATGGCGGACTTTGCGAAGAAACTGCCAGCAACCCAGGCGTTCACCTTCGGCGTATGCACCTGCGGGGAGGACGCCGGCCACGCCATGAAGCGGTTTTCCAGGCTGTATCCGCTTAGCAGCAGCTACAGCCTGGTGATGCCCAACAACTACATCGTCGGCTCGGACACCGACGGCGAGGACGAGATCCTGAAAAAGATCGCCGCCGCCCGGGAGGAGCTGGGGCGGATGGCCCAGGAGATCCGTCGGCAGGAGCAGGTGTACCGGGTCCGCGAGGGGGGCATGGCCGGGCTCAAGTCCGGCCCGGTCAACTACAGGTTCAACCGGTTCGCCCGCAGCGCGAAGCCCTTCTTTGCCGGGGACAGCTGCAACGGGTGCGGCCTCTGCGCCGCGAACTGCCCGGCCCACGCCATCACCCTCCGGGAGGGGAAGCCCGTCTGGGCGGCCCAGTGTTACCAGTGCCTGCGCTGCATCAACGAGTGTCCCCGGCAGGCCATCCAATATGGAAAGGCCACGGCCGGGCGGCGGCGCTACACCATCCGGGCCTATCTTCCCCAGGAGGAGCAGTGA